A window of Macrotis lagotis isolate mMagLag1 chromosome 1, bilby.v1.9.chrom.fasta, whole genome shotgun sequence genomic DNA:
AGAAAGACTATGAAAACAAAACCAACATCCCTACAAGGTCTATGTAACTGGGTTGTGGTATGCATGGAGGAAGGAGCAAAatataagactggaaagggagggaagattgatCTGGGTTTGAAGGACTTTGCAACTCAGACAGTGAGAATGAGAATAATGGCATCTAACTTATAAaattgtgaggagcaaatgaaataagatttgtaaagttcttagcacagtcATGGTACATGATTAATAAGTGCTTGCTCTCTCCCTACCACCTTCATAGGAATTTAGTGGTATAGGGTGTTCTTTTAGCTATAGTACTTAGAATCTGAGTATCTCTcagcatttcattattttttttaatccattgaaTTTAAGAATGGGTAATAACTCCAGGACTAGCTTAATCActaaaaaatgatctttttttttcaagaatgttGTGACATTCAGTTAAAAAATAGTAAACATACCCTCAAATGTTAGTAGCATTTAGAAAGGATTTAGACCTTCCAtactaaaaacaatttttttccttggaCAACTGAAATCAGCAACAGTGTTATTACTAAATGTGAAACATGTGTCAGTACATATTTGTATTGATTTGTAACTTTTCAAGATGACTAGATTTTCATGATTCCAGAGCTCTTGGCCTTAGATTtcttgaatggggaaaaaagggtaaaagcaagGACTCATTTGTGCAGCGATATGCAGACACTCACGTTAAGGATGCACCTACCTTTACATTTTTAGTAGAAagatttttttgtgtttcctcAACATTTATGCTATtgaatgtcacatttcttttttaatatttttagaaaggaaaCAAGATACCCCTTGGTGCATGATAGGGTCATATAATCAAGAACTCATTTGAAAAGAACTTTCTGAAGCATTTTACACTTTAAAAAAGTGACCATATCTTGAGATTATGTCATCTCAGCTTCAAATATATAGTTTTTGATAGAATACAGTCATTGAACAGTCTTCCTGGTGGTGTAACCAGGAAAGAGGATAAATAAAACCTTGAacatggagccaggaagacctgagttcaaatctagtagctgtgtaactctgggcaagtcatttcattcctcaatacctcagtttcttcattaggCTAGAAAGAAGAATCCCATCTATCTCCCAGCATTGttctgaggaaaaaataatatctataaagcactttgcaaacttttaaagactgtcatcatcatcatctttattatgTATCAGAAACAATGCTTTAGGATTAGACATCAAATGATCTCAAAGTTTGTTATTTTCCTTGTTATTTACAGTTATTTACATTTATGGTTTTGAGTTTCCTCAATCCTACCCTTAGAATTGAAGACCTGTACATTTCTAGTTAGACTTGGAACCTAATCTAGGAGTTTTGGAATAACAGATTCTATCGTTTTGctaatttatgctttttttcacAAGTGCAAAtctacaaaaatttttattaaaaaaactagacACTTTGAGGGTAGATTGTGTTTTTGTTACAAATATAATATCCCAGCTACTAAGTTtgtcacaatttttaaaaatcgagagatttttaaatacaaatatttgattgtgcattttttccatcttttgattACTTAAGAAATGTGAAATGTAAAATCTTTGGAATTTAGTGTAGTGCTGCTCTTTTAAATCCTAGCTTTGCTTCCCAGGTCTCTCAAATCTCCCTGTGATGTAATATTCTGTGCCACCACCACCCTTCTGAGTACAGAGTGGATTTCCctttaaaggagaagaaaattgctTCTCTTACTGTAAGACTCTAGTGCAGAAAGTTTAGACTCTCCCTGACTGTTCACTTTAGACTAAAagccttctctctttttttttggaaaagtgcTTCTTATAATCATATGCTTTCCTCTTTAAATTCATAGATGAAAGTAGATTTACTTCTCTATTGAGTTTTTTCCTGGCCTTTTCTCCTTTGTTCACCTGAAGGCTCAATGCTGACTAGGCTCCTGTTTTGGCTTCTGCATTTGTCTTAGTTGCTGCTTTCAatagttttatattttgttaattatattttttgaagatgaccaagtcattttccatttaaatatatatttatatagccaTATGCTTTTCCTTTGGGTTTACAAAAAGTTTAGactttttagtttagttttgtttttgttaaccTTCACACCAGATCTTTTCTGTACTTTAGGTTGACTCCTCACTGCACTGTGAAACCATTAGGAAAAATCCTTGTGGTTAAAAGCTGAGGCTTCAGAGTGTAACCTGCACTTGGGcctagaaattaatttaaatggcGACTGATACGTCTGAAGCTGAACTCGTCCATCCTAAGGCACTCCCACTCAGAGTAGGAGCTCAGCTGATCCACGCGGACAAGTTAGGTGAGGTAGGGGCTGGCCCGTTCTTGAAGCTCTCGCCCTTGGATCCATCTATCCCTGACTTCCAGTCCTGCCAGGGGCTACGTGGTGGTACATTTTCCCTCCCCTACTTTTAGGAGCCTGGGTTATGAGTCTGACAAAACCAAAGGTGCACAGGTATCCTTTTCATCTCCCACTCTTCTAAAAATTCATGAAATCCTTTGAAgcatattcaaaataaaacaaaattgattgTTAGTTGTCACTTTAAATAAGAACATAAAAAAGCTTGAGAtgtatttccttaaaaataatcattCACCTTCAGAGAAGTTACCCTGGAGTCAGCTTGAAGATTTCTCCAACATCTAACACCCAACTAGGACCCCTTAATAATACCAGTAAAGATTTAATTCAGCAATTTGTCATAATCATTTGATTTTGTCTATCTCTGAACTTCTCTTGGAAGGGTGAAGATAACACCATGCCCATTCGTCGAGCTGTGAATTCTACCCGGGAAACTCCTCCCAAAAGCAAAAAAGCTGAAGGTGGGGAGGAGAAGCCAGGTAAAGTGAAACTGAGGTGGAGATTGTTTTATTGTCGTTTTTGTGTCATTTTACTCTTTAGAATGTTTCCAAATTAAACCTgatatagaattgtcatttaaaaataagtcatggggcggctaggtggtgtagtggataaagcaccagccttggagtcaggagtacctgagttcaaatctggtctcagacacttaataattacctagctgtgtggccttgggcaagccacttaacccccatttgccttgcaaaaacctaaaaaaaataaataagtcaacTATAAATAagtaactataaaatgaggagacttggactagatgatttttaagaatCCCCTTCTAAGTGTCACAGGAATTCTATTCACAGAGTTCATCGGTAGGAAAAGTTTTTGGGTCTTGGCAATATGAAGGAGTAGAATCTCCTGAATTGTTtgaataatgtaaatgaaattatttgacaGGTAGATCATTAGAAGAATTTTCAGCTTAAAATTTTAACGTATTCTCTCTGTTGGAAATGAGATATACatgaattgtttttgtttcttaacTATCCCCTTGAGATATTTAAAAGGAACCTGAATTTTCACAGAATAAGGATTAGATTTGGTTGGCTTAGATTGATTTTACAGTTAGTTTTAATTTTCTGAGTGTATTCCAGCTGTCAAgggaaagaaatcccaaatgCTGATCTGAGTGAAGGACAGTGAGCTTAGTAGTTATATTAGCAGTGAGCATAGTAGTTATATTAGGGGAAAACAGCAAAAGTAATTCATGTGAATAATGCCCCCCTTTATTCTTTTGTATGCAAAGCTAATTGCTGAGAGATTAAGAAGCTAACTAGTACTGTTTAAATAAAGGTATTATTGATCTCAATATACAAATTTTTCTTCGGCTAACTATTCATAGAAGAGACAATTTACAAACATTTATCAGTTGCTTACTAAACAGGGTACACAACCATTcctgtcttattttttaattttaattttatttttgccaattacatgtaaagacagttttcaacattgatttttttaaagattttgaatttttctcttccttccctcctccctccccatgacagtgagtgatatgatatagattatacatgcacaatcatgtttaatatatttctatattagccatgttgataaaggagaatcagaattaaaagggaaaaattgtgagaaagtgaaaacaaaactttttttaaagtgaccATGGTATGTTTTCATCTGCATCCAGACTCCATAGTTTCTCtttagatgtggatggcattttccatcacaagtctttaagaattgtccttgatcattgaactgccgAGAgagataagtccatcatagttgatcacccgACAATGTTCCtattgatatgtacattgttctcctggttctgctcacttcacttgacatgagttcatgcaagtctttcaagaAAGCCATCCCAATCTTTAAGGAGATTTACATGGATTACAACCTGtgcacacagataagtaaatgtatagcatatttaaaaaatttttaacacgTGATCCCACATTTCAGCTTGAAGGAAATTTAAAAGCCATTTTTGAGTGTGCTGTTCTGCAGGATTATAATATATGATTTCATGAATAAacataaagagagaagaaagatctCAGTTATTTAGGTGTAGAGTAAAATTACAGTGCAAAACTCCATACCACAAGATTCAGTTACACTTTTGGTTAAATTATGTTCCCCATAAATGGTCAAATGTATAATACATCTTAATACAACTCTTAGCATAAGCCTATCTATCACAGTTAGTATCTAGCAACACCACCCCTTACCACTGTTACAAAAGGACTTTATTGTGATagtaatattttagaattgaaagtGTAATGGGCAGGGGCAGGAATTCACATAGGAGCCATTAAAGAAGTTTGGTTGAAACATGCTTtaatttggaaaagagaaaacaaataaatgggTATTGTTGTATAGGATGGAACACTGAAGTAACATATCAGAAAGATAATACAAATCAACTTCCCAAATGGAGAAAAGGAATGGATAAACAGACCTCAAAAAAGTGACAGAGACAACTGTTTGCAAGTTGAGTTTGTGAATTTACTTCGTTTCTCACAATTTGTGTCCCAAAGTCTTATTGCTGTTTAAAGTTTCAGTGCCTTAAAACTGATACTTGAACTGATTCTGTGTATCAGTAAAAGCATTTTGAAAGAAGCTGTCTATTTAGACATTTTAGTCAGAGTTGGAAAATGCTGTATAGTTGGTTGCTACCCTGACACTAAAACTGAGGGTAAATGCAGATATTCTTCCTCTTTTAGCTTGAGCCTTCTGTAGGATGGTAGTTTTGTGTCTATTCTTCCTTTTCATACCTAACTTGCATTTGAAAATGTTTGATTTTTATGTATTCCTTATGCTCTTCTTAACAAGCTGGCTTTTTATttgtgatattcatttttattattatataacaaCAGGAAAGAGACAAGTGAGATGGCAGGAATACACAAAAGTATTCCTATCCTTCATTACATATCCATCCTTTTCCTGATAACTTGTTATGGCAAGAAAGTGACTCGGTTCTCAAAACCTATTCCAGGGGcacctaggtagcacagtggagagagcactggccctggagtcaggagtacctaagttcaaatctggcctcagacacttaataattacctagctgtgtgaccttgggcaagccacttaaccccattgccttgcaaaaagaaaaacctattCCAGCAGAAGAAAAGCTGTTAAATACTGTTGATCTAAAAGGTATTAAGTTTGTCTCGTTATGGACTGTTTGTTTTACCTGAAGACCAACCTAGCTAAGTGTGGGAATGACTCAGAATTCATGATACCCAGTTGGGGCTGATTTCAGTATTCAGTGGTTTATTGGATATTAAaagtgattgttttgtttttaataagagTTTCATTTTTCCTGTTTAGAGGGTTATGTCTGAGATTTCTAAATACTCATGTAATTCTactaaaatatcattttagaacCAGACGTAAGTTCAGAGGAGTCTGCTTCTACTGGAGAAGAGCAAGAAAATGAAACTCCACCTGCTACATCAAGCGAAACTGAACAGCCAAAGGAaccagagaaagaggaaaagggagaaaacaagCCTTCAGAAGAAACCAAAAAGGAGTAAGTAATTTTGTCCTCTTTATCTTAGTTAATATTGAATCAGATTCCTTGTAAAAGAAATTGAGATAGCATTATTCCATTGcagatttggagaagaaaaatagataattttcaaacCCATATAAGGGTTTGAAGTTAGGTCTTCTTAGACCTTGAACTAATGAAGCTGATAATTCagatattacaaaaataattcatatttggcTTTAGAAAGTgtttttatacttaattttttaatatgcACATGTTTGGTTTTATTATTCATAAAGTAACTCTTGAGACAAAATAATAACTGTACTGTAAAGATCTAAAAGAGGGTCTTTTTAAACAGTAATAATAtgaatagatttaaaattttgaacAAGATTTTCTATTGTTAATCTGCAAAATATGGAATTTAGATGACAAAGAGTTGATTCTCAGATTCATTCCATCCTTTTCGTTCTTGACCTAAGCAATGTTAATTATCCTCATGTTTAATatgttttaaaagagagagagagagagtaaaaaatCCCCAGGAACTATAAATTCCAGGTTTAAATCTTTTGGGAATCCTCTACCCTTCTCCAGGTCTgtagaaagaaatataaacaacCTGTTAAAATTATCAGAAGGTCTTCCTCTATGTTTATAAGTATTTTAATGATACTGTACTCATTATGGGGTGAAGCAGTAATCTAAAAGAATGTGCTAATTGGACTTTAGGTCTTTATTGAAATTGTTCTTGTATTTGTagcttttttccttatttgaCTTAATTTCTTCTATGTTCTGAACCTGAAGGCCATTGCCAATCTGAATGATTCCTCTTCTCTACGTGAAAAACAAACACCTTCCGTTTTGTTTATAAAATTCGATGTGTTAAAAATTATACTGTTATATAAattcttagattttaaaaaataatattaccctgattgcctctccttTTAGAAATGACCCTCCTTGTTTAAAAGTTTATCTCGCTTAAttgaactttttgtttttattataaagtGAGAAAGACCAgactaaagaaaaggaaaagaaagtgaaaaaaacaatCCCTTCCTGGGCTACTCTTTCTGCCAGTCAACTTGCTAGAGCACAGAAACAAACTCACATGGCTGCTTCCTCACGTCCCAAAATGGATGCAATCCTAATGGAGGCCATTAAGGCAagtgaaaattctttttaaatttatattcttgacagtttatttttatgttagttttatcatttgtttaacttttttgagggggttgtttttgttttttttgcaaggcagtgggttaagtgacttgcccaaagtcatacaactaggaattattaagtgtctggggtctgatttgaattcagatcttcctgacttcagggctgatgctctaaccACTTTGCGAACCAGCTGCCCCAtttgcttgactttttttttaaagactttttacaaaaaaaatctgtcttatGTTTTCTTCTCTGCAAAGATTTGAATAGTAGAGAACCAATGTAATATCCTAATACTTTTAAAAACGATAGTCATATTTGCATTTACTGAGCATtgttaattaaaattaaactattaTTAAAAAAGATATCACAGCACATGCCTTTTAGCTTACCtgcaaaatttctcttttaaggTAATAAGACTAAGGAGCTGtaagattaaaaaattataatcactATAAATAGCTATGAGAATTAGTAAGTATTCTTTTTTAAGTATGTTCTTAGATTAGTACTTTATTATACTGTTGCAAATAACTCTGTGGACTGAACATATTTCAAGGTAATATAAGACTGTTCCTAAGCAAatcatgttttatttaaaaacaacaataacaaaatatttttattgtattcattTCCATCTCACATCTGAGTTTCTGATGAAAGCATTAACAGATTCACTTCATCTTCATTCACTTTGGGATATGTGGTTAGAAACACTTGAACAGTGTAATATGGTGCCaacaaacccccccaaaaaagcttaTTCAATCTTGGGCCAAGAGGCAAAGATATTGTGGCCACTTGGAAAAGTCTAGAACAGGGCAGCCAGGATAATGAAGTGTTGAGTCATATAGAAGTCATTGAAGGAGTGGgagatatttagcctggagaagagaagacctgTGAGACACCAAGAACTGTACTCAATTGTAGATTTCACCAGTTCAGTGCTCTACAGTTCTCTCCTCTTAAATCCCTTGTTCCTTTGTCTTACCTTTGATAGATGCCTTGCTCAACTCGAATCCAGAATTACTGCCCCCATCTCCCTCCTCTGCACAGAACTGGAAGAATTGGAGCTGACTGAGTCCACCATGTATTTGGTTCATGTCACTTGGGTCCTCACTGTAGCAAGGCCATCCATAATGCCTatttcttccctatttttccccACAGAAATTCATTTCTcacatcttttcccctttctctcagcTAAGAATCACTGCTCATACTTTATTAAGGAAGACCATTCCATAAGAACTCCCTCAGAGCTTTTTGATacatctgattcttttttttgcttcaatttctaaTAAAGAATCTTTTCCAAGATTTGCTCTGTCATCTTCTGAAACTTCCTTACTCTGCCCTCTCTCTTTCTCAGCCAAATTTATAGAAAAAGCAGTctggaggtagctaggtggcacaatggatatagtgcaccagccctggagtcaggaggacctgatgaATTCATATCCGACCTcggaaacttaataattacctagctgggtgaccttgggcaagtcgcttaatcccattgccttgcaaaaaccaaaacaaaacaaaaaagcaatctGCATTTCTTTCCTCAATATACTGTCCTGTCAACAGCTTGGTACTTAGCtgtctgacttctgacctcatcactGGACTGAAACTACTCTCCCAAGTTTCTAGTGACTTCTGAACTGTACAACCTAGTAACTTTGTACTCACTttcatctttcttgatctctccaCAGCATTTCACACTGCTGACCACTCCTTCATCCTCGCttctctatttgtttttttttccccctggatttTCATGACCCTCTCAGCCAGCATTAATATTAAGTAGATgttagatactgtgctaagtactattCTCCTCTagtttctttgggtttttttcccctatctgACTGCTCCTTTGCTGGCTCATCATTCATATCCTTCCTTGTAAATGGACCTCAAGTGTGTATGTACTCTGTCATCAaccttttctctctctatccTTTCTCCTGGTAAGTCATCTGTATCAGCTATGTAGATGACTCTCAGTTCTCGATAGCCAGTGCCTCTTGACTGAGCTGCAGTCCTATCTCCAGCGCCTGATGCGTATTTCAGACTGTATTTCCTGAGAGATATTCCAATACATCTTGCGTATAAAACTTATAACCTTTCCCAAAACTACCTCTATGTCAAGTTTCCCTGTTTCTgttgagatcccttccagttttctTAACTCACAACTTTGACATCATCCTCAgctcttcattttctctcaccCCACATAACTAGACAGTTGTCAAATATTGCCATTTCTATCTCTACTGTATCTTTGGCACCCAACCCCTTCTCCATCTATTCGCACAGGTTCTCATCCATAGCCTCTGAattgttctttcttctctccagTGCATCCTCCACACTGTTGTCAAACTGATTTTCTAAAGGATAGGTCTGATTACATCATGCTCTTAACCAATAAACCCCAGGAGTTCCTTGTTAGCTTTTGgatcatataatatataagttCTCTGGTGTTTAAAGACTTTCACAACAGTCTTATATGCATTGTTCCCCTTCCTGAGTTCCATAGTCCAAATTAAGTTATTTTTGCAGTCCTTCATCCCCATTGCTCCATCTTGcatctgctcccttctcttcttagctccacctcttagaatccttctCTTCATTCAAGACTCAACTTGAATCTTCTGTGCTGAAGCTTTTCCTGAACCTAACCCCCAGCTACTGATTGCTTCCTTTTCAAAAACTACCTTATTGATCCCAGTATTTGACTTTGAAAGCCCCTTAATCTGGTCCCAGTTGAGGTTCTAGTCTTAGTTCACATAATTCTCTAGGCCACCCCACCACATATATCTGACTTTGATACTGGCCATCTTCAGTCTTCCTCTGCTGTACCTCAGAACGTCCCTCCCATACTAAAAGATGCAGCTTAGGCACTGTCTTCTTTTCTGAAGTCCTCTACCTGATAGCTCTTTGACTCCCTTTTACTTAATGACTGTGCTAAGAgcaagggatacaaagaaaagaaaataagacaatCTCTGTtcttgaggagcttacattttattagaGGATTTGGCGTCTATTATGCACAttgagcttcttgagagtagggagtatctttttctttgtatctcctgtgTCTAGACCATAGTTGGTACTTAATTAATGATGCTTTGTTGATCTGTTCTTATCCATATATTCATTGTCTATCTCAGTAGAATGAAAATTCAGTCTTAAAagcagagacttttttttttaattttgaatctcAGCTCCTGCCAAATAGTAAGTGataatagtaagtgcttaatgaatgttggTTGATTGAAAGATTGATTGTTTTCCAGGCATGCTTTCAGAAGACTGGAGCATCAGTTGTTGCCATACGAAAATATATCATTCACAAATATCCTTCATTGGAGCTAGAGAGAAGAGGCTATCTTCTTAAGCAAGCACTGAAGAGAGAATTACAGAGAGGAGTCATCAGGCAGGTAATGATGATTCCAACAAAGGGGATATTcagatattttattatatagCTTATTATGTTgtactatatgaaatatatattgaTGATTATCATTCCTGTATTTGGTTAGGAAGCTTGTTCTCAACTTGTTTTCCCAAAAACCTATTATTGTTTCATGGTGAACAGTTAATTTACTCTTATTGTAATTCAGTATGCTGAGAAGAGTTTTCATAAACTAGGATTTCAActgactttattttcctttttttggcggGGGGGAGGGCTCAGATACTTTGGCAGAGttgataataaattaaaaatgaagacttAGGAGAAGAGACTTGTCTAAACTCATGTCATTACAGTGGTGGCAGAGCCAGGTCTAAAACCCAGATCTTTCAGTTTATGCCTTTGAACTACATCAGACTAAAGTATATCACTTATTTGGGGGAAAATCTGTTTTATTTGAACCATACCACATATCTGGCATTAAAGATCTTTCTTCTGTCTTAGAGGTTCCTAGaggattaaaattgttttaaaaagtattaacaAGAGGCACAAACAGTTGATATAGTTTGTATTAACAAACAGGCACATAAGTTGGTTTTGTGTTAAATCAATTTAagtatttgtttttttgcaaggcagtggagttaagtgacttgcccaaggtcacacaactaggtaattattaagtgtttgaggtcagatttgaactcaagtccttctgactcagtgttctatctactgtgccacctatttaAGTATTAATCTGAATTTTCCTTAATTGAAAGATGAGTTTTTGATTACTCTTTTTAACAGTTAATTGACTTAGATAACCCCATCCTCTAGATTAAGTTCTTACTGTAAAGAATGTAAAGAAAGCCAGGATAGCAAGAGCTCAGGAAAGATGATGAAAACAAAACTGTAAATACTAAAAAAATctgagggggcaactaggtggtgcagtagatagcacTGTCCCTGGTGTCAGGatgactcgagttcaaatccagcttcagacatttagtaattacctagctgtgtgacctttgacaagtcacttaaccctattgccttgcaaaaaaaacagaTCTGAAAATCATCTTGAAGAATAATAATCTCTGCCTGTTAAAAAGAGGAAGGTTTCTCATGATGGAAATCATAG
This region includes:
- the HP1BP3 gene encoding heterochromatin protein 1-binding protein 3 isoform X3 — encoded protein: MATDTSEAELVHPKALPLRVGAQLIHADKLGEGEDNTMPIRRAVNSTRETPPKSKKAEGGEEKPEPDVSSEESASTGEEQENETPPATSSETEQPKEPEKEEKGENKPSEETKKDEKDQTKEKEKKVKKTIPSWATLSASQLARAQKQTHMAASSRPKMDAILMEAIKACFQKTGASVVAIRKYIIHKYPSLELERRGYLLKQALKRELQRGVIRQVKGKGASGSFVVVPNAGKTVQKSKDRKKSSSTLAPEQQVKLEDVLPLAFTRLCEPKEASYSLIRKYVSQYYPKLKVDIRPQLLKNALQRAVEKGQLEQITGKGASGTFQELRPTWCRGVLS